The window TCCCGAGCGGACCCAGCGCCAGCCGATCCCGCTAGTGCGGTGGTGGCAACAGGATGGGTTGGGGCAGAATGGGGGCGAGAAGCGACCCGCTGGCGACATGCAGGGTCAGTCCCTGCACGTCCTGCACCATCACCAATCTTCGGAGCATGATCCTTGGGCCGGGCTCTTTCCCACCTCGACGCAGCCGGACGCATTCGCATGGTCGACGTAAGCCAAAAGCGCGCCACCCTTCGCACCGCCATCGCCCGCGGCCGCGTGTTCATGCACCGCGACACCCTCGCCCTCCTGCGCTCCGGGCGCACGCCGAAGGGCAACGTCCTGGCCACGGCCCATATCGCCGGGGTGATGGCGGCGAAGCGCACCGGTGAGCTGATCCCGCTCGCGCACCCGTTGTCGCTCGACAGCGTCGAGATCGCGTTCTCCTTCGACGACGCCACTGCCTCGGTCGGGATCGAGTCGCGCGTGCGCTCGCGAGGCCGGACCGGCGTCGAACTCGAAGCGCTCTCGGCCGCGATGATCGCGGCGCTCACGCTTTACGACATGCTCAAGGCGGTGGACCGCGGCATGGTGATGGGCGAGTTCGCGCTGTGGGAAAAGCGCGGAGGACGAAGTGGCGTCTACCGCCGTCGCGCCTGAGTTCTTGAGCGTCGACGCCGCGCGCAAGCGCGTGCTCGCGGCGGCCATCCCCGTCGGCGAGCTCGAGATTCCCGTGCTCGACGCGGTGGGACGTGCGCTGACGAAACCGGTGGTGGCGGCTCATGCGCTCCCGCCGTTCCGGAACAGCTCGATGGACGGCTTCGCGGTGCGCTCGGCCGAGGCCGCCCGGTGGCTGGCACTCGGTGAAACCGTGCCCGCGGGACACGCGCCCTTGCATCCGCTCGAGTCCGGCACGGCGGCGCGCATCATGACCGGCGCCATGCTGCCGATCGGAGCGGACGCGGTGGTGCCCTACGAGCAGGCCGAGCTGGCGGCGGGAATCGCCGGAGAACGCGTGCGCGCCCGCGAGAGCGTGCTCCCCGGTCAGAACGTCCGTGACGCGGGGCGCGACCTCGCCGCTGGCGACGTCGCGCTCGAATCCGGGCGCGAGATCTCGCCTCATGATCTGGCGCTGCTGGTCGCGCTCGGGGTGACTCGCGTGGCGGTGGCGCGCCGACCACGCGCGGCGGTGATCTCGACCGGCGACGAGCTGCTCGATCCGGGCGCTCCACTGCGTCCCGGAGCGATCCGCGACAGCAACCTGCCCATGCTCGCGGCGCTCCTCGCCGAGGCCGGCTGCGAGGTGGCTCGAGCGCGCCGGACGAGCGATCGCCCGCAAGAGGTCGCGGCGGCCGTGCGCGAGGCGTTCGACACAGCCGACCTCGTCCTCACGATCGGCGGGGTGTCGGCCGGAGACTTCGACCCGGTGAAGCTCAGCCTCGACTCGCTGGGCGGCATCGCCCTGTGGCGCGTGGCGATGAAGCCGGGCCGCCCGCAGGCGTTCGGCCGCGTCGGCGAGAGATTGTTCTTCGGATTGCCGGGGAATCCCGCTTCGGTCGCGTGCGTATTCGAGGTGCTGGTGCGTCCGGCGCTCCGAAAGCTTCAAGGTTTCACGACCCTGGATCGTCCGAGGCTCGAGGCCCGCGCGGCGGTGGAGATCGAGTCGCGAGCGGGCCGCACCGACTTCGTGCGCGTCGAGCTCACGCGCCGGCTGGGCGACTGGTGGGCGACGCCGGCGGGAGAGCAGGTCTCGGGACATCTCACGCCGCAGGCGCGCGCTCACGCTCTGCTCGAGATTCCTGAGTGGGCGGAGCGTCTCGAACGCGGCGAGCGGGCGAGCGCGATGATCCTGCGCTGGCCGGAGAACCGGCCCGCGTGAGCGCCGGCGAGGCGCGCGCGGATCGAGGCCGGCGCCGGACAGCGGGCGACTCCCGGAAGCCGCGCCGCGCCCCCGAATCGCCATCCCCGGCGGTGCCCCCGCTTCCGCTGACACATCCGGCGTTCATCGCCGGGATCGCGGTCGCTGCGGCGATGGTGATCGCTTCGGTCACCACGTATCTGACCGAGACCGACTTCTGGCAGCACCTGCTGGTCGGCAGGGCGATCTGGACCCTGCATCGCGTGCCGACCACCGAGCTCTGGACCTGGCCAACCCATGGCGCACCCGATGTCAACGCGTCGTGGGGGTTCCGGGCACTCATCTGGCCGCTGTGGAAGCTCGCCGGCGTTTGGGGATTGTTCGGCTGGCGCTGGATCACCACGCTCGCCGCCTTCGCCATTGCCTGGCTCACCGCGCGGCGGATGGGCGCGCGAGGCTTCGCGCCGCTGGTCGTGGTCCTGTTCGGCGCGGCGCTCTACCGCCTGCGCTCGCAGATTCGTCCCGAGACGCTGGCGGTGGTGCTGCTGGCGCTCGAGATCTGGATCCTCGAGACGCGCCGCCACGGCGGAAGGGATCGCGCCTGGGCGCTGGTCCCGCTCGCCCTGCTCTGGGCGAACTGCCACATCTCCTACTTCCTGTTCTTCGTGGTCCTCGGCATCCACGCGCTCAACGATGCGCTCGGGGGTGGCGCGCCGGGAGTGGCCTCTCCGGCCACCCCGTCGCGCGATCTGCCGTTGATCGGACTTGCGTCGCTGCTGGCGATGCTGCTCAACCCCTGGGGGTGGCGGGCGC of the Candidatus Sulfotelmatobacter sp. genome contains:
- the moaC gene encoding cyclic pyranopterin monophosphate synthase MoaC; this encodes MVDVSQKRATLRTAIARGRVFMHRDTLALLRSGRTPKGNVLATAHIAGVMAAKRTGELIPLAHPLSLDSVEIAFSFDDATASVGIESRVRSRGRTGVELEALSAAMIAALTLYDMLKAVDRGMVMGEFALWEKRGGRSGVYRRRA
- the glp gene encoding gephyrin-like molybdotransferase Glp, whose translation is MASTAVAPEFLSVDAARKRVLAAAIPVGELEIPVLDAVGRALTKPVVAAHALPPFRNSSMDGFAVRSAEAARWLALGETVPAGHAPLHPLESGTAARIMTGAMLPIGADAVVPYEQAELAAGIAGERVRARESVLPGQNVRDAGRDLAAGDVALESGREISPHDLALLVALGVTRVAVARRPRAAVISTGDELLDPGAPLRPGAIRDSNLPMLAALLAEAGCEVARARRTSDRPQEVAAAVREAFDTADLVLTIGGVSAGDFDPVKLSLDSLGGIALWRVAMKPGRPQAFGRVGERLFFGLPGNPASVACVFEVLVRPALRKLQGFTTLDRPRLEARAAVEIESRAGRTDFVRVELTRRLGDWWATPAGEQVSGHLTPQARAHALLEIPEWAERLERGERASAMILRWPENRPA